In one window of Buchnera aphidicola (Schlechtendalia chinensis) DNA:
- a CDS encoding N-acetylmuramoyl-L-alanine amidase, producing MSSNVQKAKEPKNNNRKKTVKKKYKIEKIIVAIDAGHGGKDPGAIGISKVQEKDITFKISKQLEHTLNKSKLFKVVMIRNGNYYVPISKRTKIAKKNHANVLISIHTNSSANSKTSGLSIWVLSKRKINSEVLYWPKKNIKNKKNSDKDQYNKHKKNAKNRIKSEFLDFQSHYVQKSGYIIATNIIKELKHVKNLHKTQYPKNANFGILKSPYFPSILIETGFISNQLDEKKLKNKSYQKIIANSIYRGLKKYFFENFKKIYKKGFKN from the coding sequence TTGTCATCTAATGTTCAAAAAGCAAAAGAACCAAAAAACAATAATAGAAAAAAAACTGTTAAAAAAAAGTATAAGATAGAAAAAATAATCGTAGCTATAGATGCAGGACATGGAGGTAAAGATCCTGGAGCTATCGGAATTAGCAAAGTTCAAGAAAAAGATATTACTTTTAAAATCTCTAAACAATTAGAACATACTCTCAATAAGTCAAAATTATTTAAAGTTGTAATGATTAGAAATGGAAATTACTACGTGCCTATTTCAAAACGCACTAAAATTGCTAAAAAGAATCACGCTAATGTATTAATTTCTATTCATACTAATTCATCAGCTAACTCCAAAACATCAGGATTGTCTATATGGGTACTTTCGAAAAGAAAAATTAATTCTGAAGTACTTTATTGGCCAAAAAAAAATATCAAAAATAAAAAAAATTCTGATAAAGATCAATACAACAAACACAAAAAAAACGCCAAAAATCGTATAAAATCAGAATTTTTAGATTTTCAATCTCATTATGTTCAAAAATCAGGATATATTATTGCAACTAACATCATAAAAGAACTTAAACATGTAAAAAATTTACATAAAACTCAATACCCTAAAAATGCTAATTTTGGAATACTAAAATCCCCTTATTTTCCATCTATACTAATAGAAACAGGTTTTATTAGTAATCAACTAGACGAAAAAAAATTAAAAAATAAATCTTACCAGAAGATTATAGCAAACTCTATATATCGTGGTTTAAAAAAGTATTTTTTTGAAAATTTCAAAAAAATATATAAAAAAGGTTTCAAAAATTAA
- the rpmE gene encoding 50S ribosomal protein L31, producing MKDNIHPNYFKISIFCSCGNSIETFSTLCKNINIDVCSKCHPFYTGKQRVADIGGRIEKFNKKFNINDANR from the coding sequence ATGAAAGATAATATTCATCCAAATTATTTCAAAATATCAATATTTTGTTCTTGTGGAAATTCTATAGAAACTTTTTCTACTTTATGTAAAAATATAAATATTGACGTATGTTCTAAATGCCATCCTTTTTATACTGGAAAACAAAGAGTAGCAGATATTGGAGGCCGTATTGAGAAATTTAATAAAAAATTTAACATAAATGATGCAAATAGATAA
- the hslV gene encoding ATP-dependent protease subunit HslV — protein MTTILSVRLKKKVVIGGDGQATLGNTIMKSNVKKVRTLYHNQVIAGFAGGTADAFTLFELFEKKLLMYQGHLQRAAIELAKDWRTDKILRKLEALLAVADKGKSFIITGNGDVIQPENDLMAIGSGGPYAQAAAQAMLENTLLTAKQIVKIALKITSGICIYTNDIFTIKELTSEK, from the coding sequence ATGACGACCATTCTTAGCGTACGTCTTAAAAAAAAAGTAGTTATTGGAGGAGACGGTCAAGCAACACTTGGAAACACTATTATGAAAAGTAATGTTAAGAAAGTAAGAACATTGTATCATAATCAAGTAATCGCGGGATTCGCAGGAGGTACAGCTGATGCTTTTACGTTATTCGAACTGTTCGAAAAAAAACTACTTATGTATCAAGGACATCTACAAAGAGCAGCAATCGAACTAGCAAAAGATTGGAGAACTGATAAAATACTTCGAAAACTCGAAGCCTTATTAGCGGTAGCAGATAAAGGAAAATCATTTATTATAACTGGAAACGGTGATGTAATTCAACCTGAAAATGATCTTATGGCTATTGGATCAGGCGGTCCTTATGCACAAGCAGCTGCACAAGCAATGTTAGAAAATACTCTTCTTACTGCAAAACAAATTGTAAAAATAGCACTTAAAATTACTTCTGGAATTTGTATATATACAAACGATATTTTTACTATTAAAGAACTAACTTCAGAAAAGTAA
- the hslU gene encoding ATP-dependent protease ATPase subunit HslU yields the protein MSDMTPHEIVKELNRFIIGQEKAKRAVAIALRNRWRRMKLKKELRCEITPKNILMIGPTGVGKTEIARRLAMLANAPFIKVEATKFTEIGYVGKEVDSIIRDLTDLSIKMIRNQTFKKNKNKAKEIAEERILNVLVPTVEKKWKESDSSNKPVAAIQLFRKKLREGQLDEKEIEINISTTPVGVEIMAPPGMEELTNQLQSLFQNLGGRKKNIRKLKIKDAIKLLIEEESNKLLNIETLKKEAIYAVEQNGIVFIDEIDKICKNRGSSGPDISREGVQRDLLPLIEGCTISTKHGMVKTDHILFIASGAFQVSTPSDLIPELQGRLPIRVELKALTIDDFELILTEPKASITLQYKALMNTEKVTINFTKEGIRHIAEAAWKVNESIENIGARRLYTVLEHLMEDISYNSCNNKNELVINIDEEYVSKHLDSLILNNDLNRFIL from the coding sequence ATGTCAGACATGACCCCTCATGAAATAGTGAAAGAACTCAATCGATTCATAATCGGACAAGAAAAAGCAAAACGAGCTGTCGCTATTGCTTTGCGAAACCGATGGCGACGCATGAAACTCAAAAAAGAATTAAGATGTGAAATAACACCTAAAAATATTTTAATGATAGGTCCCACTGGAGTCGGAAAAACAGAAATTGCCAGACGTTTAGCTATGTTAGCTAATGCTCCATTTATTAAAGTAGAAGCTACAAAATTTACAGAAATAGGATATGTAGGAAAAGAAGTTGACTCAATAATTAGAGATTTAACAGACTTATCAATAAAAATGATACGAAATCAAACTTTTAAAAAAAATAAAAATAAAGCAAAAGAAATAGCTGAAGAACGAATTTTAAACGTTTTAGTCCCTACTGTTGAAAAAAAATGGAAAGAATCAGATAGTTCAAATAAACCTGTTGCAGCTATTCAACTATTTAGAAAAAAATTAAGAGAAGGCCAACTAGACGAGAAAGAAATTGAGATTAATATTTCTACAACACCTGTAGGTGTAGAAATTATGGCACCACCTGGAATGGAAGAATTAACAAACCAACTTCAATCGTTATTTCAAAATTTAGGAGGAAGAAAAAAAAACATAAGAAAATTAAAAATCAAAGATGCAATAAAATTATTAATAGAAGAAGAATCAAATAAATTGTTAAATATAGAAACACTTAAAAAAGAAGCTATATATGCAGTAGAACAAAATGGAATCGTATTTATTGATGAAATTGACAAAATTTGTAAAAATAGAGGATCAAGTGGACCTGATATTTCACGAGAAGGCGTACAACGAGACCTATTACCATTAATTGAAGGATGTACTATATCTACAAAACATGGAATGGTCAAAACAGATCACATTTTGTTTATTGCTTCGGGAGCATTTCAAGTTTCTACTCCATCAGATTTAATTCCAGAATTACAAGGACGACTTCCTATTAGAGTTGAATTAAAAGCACTAACCATTGACGATTTTGAACTAATCTTAACAGAACCTAAAGCATCTATAACATTACAATATAAAGCTTTAATGAATACAGAAAAAGTAACAATTAATTTTACTAAAGAAGGAATTCGTCATATTGCCGAAGCTGCTTGGAAAGTTAATGAATCTATAGAAAATATAGGCGCTCGAAGATTATATACTGTATTAGAACATCTAATGGAAGATATTTCTTACAATTCTTGCAATAACAAAAATGAACTAGTGATTAATATCGATGAAGAATATGTAAGTAAACATTTAGATAGCCTAATATTAAATAATGATCTCAATCGATTTATTTTATAA
- the zapB gene encoding cell division protein ZapB, whose protein sequence is MIFEVFSKLEEKIQQTIDTVLLLQMELKELKEKNDSNEKEMNLILSEKVKIEEENKKLKEERDIWKDMLHGLLKKMNEI, encoded by the coding sequence ATGATTTTTGAGGTGTTTTCTAAATTAGAAGAAAAGATACAACAGACTATTGATACTGTTTTATTATTGCAAATGGAATTGAAAGAATTAAAAGAAAAGAATGATAGTAATGAAAAAGAAATGAATTTAATACTTTCGGAAAAAGTAAAAATAGAAGAAGAAAACAAAAAGTTAAAAGAAGAAAGAGACATATGGAAAGATATGTTACATGGATTATTAAAAAAAATGAATGAAATATAA
- a CDS encoding anthranilate synthase component 1, producing MCEHLKSMDVLKVETFYQPNPTAIFHHICRNRSNTLLLESAEINNKKNLESMMIVDSALRISALNMVVTLEALTKNGKSLLPVFKSLLPKEVRILSNDNFLKIKFPSIVKDIDEDKKLHVLSIFDSIRFLINSVKNNKGSKSMFFGGLFAYDLVSSFENLPKLKTSQSCPDFCFYLSEILLVLNHKRRTCYIQASLFSSSNLERNKLQHRLLEVKNKLSQNFYPLESTSLKKMILKCNRTDREYEKIIKEMKKSIMIGEIFQVVPSRKFYLPCTNSLAAYDVLKKNNPSPYMFFMQDSNFTLFGASPESSLKYDTLSRKIEIYPIAGTRPRARKIDGSIDLDLDSRIELEMRTNHKELSEHLMLVDLARNDLAKICDPGTRYVADLTQVDKYSHVMHLVSRVVGKLRLDLDVFHAYQACMNMGTLSGAPKIRAMELISNAEKEKRGSYGGSIGYFTASGTLDMCIIIRSAYVENNIATIQVGAGIVLDSIPQLEVDESKNKAKAVLQAISESHSCHIELNIENERHTFAG from the coding sequence ATGTGTGAACATCTTAAGAGTATGGATGTTTTAAAAGTTGAAACATTTTACCAACCCAATCCAACAGCTATTTTTCATCATATTTGTCGTAATAGAAGTAATACGTTACTTTTAGAATCAGCTGAAATTAATAATAAAAAAAATTTAGAAAGCATGATGATTGTAGATTCTGCATTACGCATTTCAGCTTTAAATATGGTAGTTACATTAGAAGCATTAACTAAAAACGGAAAAAGTTTATTACCTGTCTTTAAGTCTTTATTACCAAAAGAAGTGAGAATTCTTAGTAATGACAATTTTTTAAAAATTAAATTCCCTTCAATCGTTAAAGATATTGATGAAGACAAGAAGTTACATGTATTGTCTATATTTGATTCGATACGTTTTTTGATAAATAGTGTAAAAAATAATAAAGGTTCTAAGTCTATGTTTTTTGGAGGATTATTTGCATATGACTTGGTTTCTAGTTTTGAGAATTTACCTAAATTAAAAACTTCTCAATCTTGCCCTGATTTTTGCTTTTATTTATCTGAAATATTACTTGTTTTGAACCATAAAAGAAGAACTTGTTATATACAAGCAAGTTTGTTTTCTTCTAGCAATCTTGAAAGAAATAAATTACAACATAGATTATTAGAAGTAAAGAACAAGTTGTCTCAAAATTTTTATCCATTAGAATCAACTTCATTAAAAAAAATGATTTTAAAATGTAATAGAACAGATAGAGAATATGAAAAAATCATTAAGGAAATGAAAAAATCAATAATGATTGGAGAAATTTTCCAAGTTGTACCGTCTAGAAAATTTTATTTGCCATGTACTAATTCGTTAGCGGCTTATGATGTTTTAAAAAAAAATAATCCTAGTCCATATATGTTTTTTATGCAAGATTCTAATTTTACTTTATTTGGTGCTTCTCCAGAAAGTTCTTTAAAGTATGATACATTATCGCGGAAAATTGAAATTTATCCTATTGCAGGAACTAGGCCGCGAGCCAGAAAGATAGATGGATCTATAGATTTGGATTTAGATAGTAGAATAGAGTTGGAAATGCGAACAAATCATAAAGAGTTGTCTGAACATTTAATGTTAGTGGATTTGGCACGTAATGATTTAGCAAAAATTTGTGATCCTGGAACTCGTTATGTTGCTGATTTAACACAAGTAGATAAGTATTCTCATGTTATGCATTTAGTATCGAGAGTTGTGGGCAAGTTAAGATTAGATTTAGATGTTTTTCATGCATATCAGGCATGCATGAACATGGGAACATTAAGTGGTGCTCCAAAAATTAGAGCGATGGAGTTAATTTCTAATGCAGAGAAAGAGAAAAGAGGAAGTTATGGGGGATCTATAGGATATTTTACTGCGTCTGGAACATTAGATATGTGTATTATTATTAGATCTGCATATGTAGAAAATAATATTGCTACTATTCAAGTAGGAGCTGGAATAGTACTAGATTCTATACCTCAATTAGAAGTAGATGAGAGTAAGAATAAAGCTAAAGCTGTATTACAGGCAATTTCTGAATCACATTCTTGTCATATAGAGTTAAATATAGAAAATGAACGACATACTTTTGCTGGATAA
- a CDS encoding FAD-binding oxidoreductase, which translates to MNDWTTAKIVKVIKWKNNLFSLILNASIYPFIAGQFSRILYIKKNGEHVQRAYSYVNSPKNTNLEFYITLNPKGKLTKKLYNLSHSDTIMIKKTASGYFTLDEIPNCKNLWMFATGTGIGPYLSILQHKDDTERFKNIILVHAVRYQNDLTYLPLMHELKKKYDKKLHIKTIVSREITNLSLHGRIPELLRNKSLENELEIEINKNTCHIMLCGNPEMIKDTQKFFLEKKGMKKHFRKNPGQITNENYW; encoded by the coding sequence ATGAATGACTGGACTACGGCTAAAATAGTAAAAGTTATAAAATGGAAAAATAACCTATTTAGTTTAATTTTAAACGCATCTATCTATCCATTTATCGCAGGACAATTTTCTAGAATTTTATATATTAAAAAAAATGGAGAGCATGTTCAAAGAGCATATTCTTATGTTAATTCTCCCAAAAATACTAATTTAGAATTCTATATAACATTAAATCCAAAAGGTAAACTTACAAAAAAATTATATAACTTATCACATTCCGACACAATAATGATTAAAAAAACGGCATCAGGTTATTTTACTCTTGACGAAATTCCAAATTGCAAAAATTTATGGATGTTTGCTACAGGAACAGGAATTGGACCCTATCTCTCTATACTGCAACATAAAGATGATACTGAAAGATTTAAAAATATTATACTTGTGCATGCAGTTCGATATCAAAACGATTTAACATACTTACCTTTAATGCACGAATTGAAAAAAAAGTATGATAAAAAGTTGCATATAAAAACTATTGTAAGCAGAGAAATAACTAACCTTTCATTACATGGTAGAATTCCTGAATTACTAAGAAATAAAAGTTTAGAAAATGAGTTAGAAATTGAAATTAATAAAAATACATGTCATATAATGTTATGTGGAAATCCAGAAATGATTAAAGATACTCAAAAATTTTTTTTAGAAAAAAAAGGAATGAAAAAACATTTCCGAAAAAATCCTGGTCAAATTACTAACGAAAATTATTGGTAA
- the coaD gene encoding pantetheine-phosphate adenylyltransferase, producing the protein MKKKAIFSGTFDPITYGHLDILKRAVKIFDFIIIAIFENSNKNPLFSMQERIKLVQISTKKIKSIKKIVGFDNLLIHVARSENVNHIVRGIRTPLDFEYERNMFNVNQKLNPKLEHIFFFSSQKYSCISSSLIKEIAKYGGSTKNYVPKSVHLSLLNKYKIR; encoded by the coding sequence ATGAAAAAAAAAGCAATTTTTTCTGGAACTTTTGATCCAATTACATATGGGCATTTAGACATTCTAAAAAGAGCAGTAAAAATATTCGACTTTATTATAATTGCAATTTTTGAAAATTCTAATAAAAATCCATTGTTTAGTATGCAAGAACGTATAAAATTAGTTCAAATAAGTACAAAAAAAATTAAATCTATAAAAAAAATTGTCGGCTTTGACAATTTGTTGATACATGTTGCAAGATCTGAAAATGTAAATCATATTGTAAGAGGAATTAGAACACCATTAGACTTTGAATATGAACGAAATATGTTTAACGTAAATCAAAAACTAAATCCAAAATTAGAACATATATTCTTCTTTTCATCTCAAAAATATTCCTGTATTTCTTCATCATTAATTAAAGAAATAGCAAAATATGGGGGAAGTACTAAAAATTACGTACCAAAATCAGTACATCTTTCTTTATTAAACAAATATAAAATAAGATAA